The Antedon mediterranea chromosome 7, ecAntMedi1.1, whole genome shotgun sequence genome has a segment encoding these proteins:
- the LOC140054948 gene encoding arylsulfatase A-like, producing the protein MDRFVILLELFSIMPALAANSNKPNFVIFLADDMGFSDPAVYGNPLADTPNINKLAKNGLKFTQFYSASSVGSPSRAAILTGRYPVRSGVWGKDTAVFNQELTGGLPHEEITIAEMLAEQDYKSAYIGKWHLGVGYDREFLPLQHGFDKYFGVPHTHSDCPCEICFYPDEPCDYDECIVKHAPCQLMYGNSILEQPVDLTTLSERYARAATSWIQEYSCSSTPFLLFYAFQHTQVPQFAGQRFANKNVGGHYIDSLAELDWQVGQVIDELMKHDLLENTLVIFTSDNGPDLEQMENGGFSGQMRCGKESTFEGGHRVPTILSWPGHIKSGISLELLSHLDIWPTLRRLSGSLEDDFNVVLDGIDFSNVIFSHTKSRRRTILYYPTRPDPEIGAIGIRNNQYKIQNISCEEVCPNSNGGWRCDTQPYILYDLLLDPEERHALSNDTDHYWSTLQLMTEQLFNVSSQIEFGESVLTDFDVTAQMCCDPECKPFPHCCKCKSQYSADLFPLDQSCHGSMEKDQKHGNRHRI; encoded by the exons ATGGACAGATTCGTAATATTATTGGAACTGTTTTCAATCATGCCTGCTCTGGCTGCAAATAGTAACAAACCAAACTTCGTGATATTTCTAGCCGATGATATGGGCTTTTCCGATCCTGCAGTTTACGGCAATCCGTTGGCAGATACACCAAACATCAATAAGCTTGCTAAAAATGGTTTGAAGTTCACGCAGTTCTACAGTGCTTCGTCTGTCGGCAGTCCATCAAG AGCTGCAATTTTAACTGGACGTTATCCAGTTCGTTCAGGTGTCTGGGGAAAAGATACTGCAGTCTTTAATCAAGAGTTAACAGGAGGTTTACCACACGAAGAAATAACCATTGCCGAAATGCTAGCCGAACAAGACTATAAATCAGCTTACATTGGAAAATGGCATCTTGGTGTTGGATACGACAGAGAATTTCTTCCGTTGCAACATGGTTTTGATAAATACTTTGGTGTACCACACACACACTCTGATTGTCCATGTGAGATATGCTTCTATCCAGACGAACCGTGTGACTACGATGAATGTATAGTTAAACATGCTCCTTGTCAGCTAATGTATGGAAACAGTATTCTTGAACAACCAGTAGATTTGACCACACTATCAGAAAGATATGCTAGAGCAGCTACAAGTTGGATTCAGGAGTATTCTTGCTCAAGTACACCATTCCTTCTATTCTATGCATTCCAGCATACACAAGTTCCACAGTTTGCCGGTCAAAGATTCGCAAACAAAAATGTTGGTGGTCATTACATCGATTCTTTGGCAGAATTGGATTGGCAAGTAGGACAAGTTATTGATGAATTAATGAAACACGATTTGCTTGAGAATACTCTCGTAATATTTACCTCAGATAATGG TCCAGATTTAGAACAGATGGAAAATGGTGGATTTAGCGGCCAAATGCGATGTGGAAAAGAATCAACATTCGAAGGTGGACATCGTGTACCAACTATACTAAGTTGGCCAGGCCACATTAAAAGCGGCATATCATTAGAATTACTTAGTCATTTGGATATATGGCCAACACTTCGAAGACTAAGCGGTTCTTTGGAGGATGATTTTAACGTCGTTCTCGATGGAATTGATTTTTCCAATGTTATTTTTTCACACACAAAG AGCCGCAGAAGAACGATTTTGTATTATCCCACAAGGCCAGATCCAGAAATAGGCGCAATAGGTATCCGTAACAATcaatataaaattcaaaatattagtTGCGAAGAAGTGTGTCCGAACAGCAACGGAGGATGGCGTTGTGATACACAACCATACATTTTATACGACCTCCTTCTTGACCCAGAAGAACGCCATGCATTGTCCAATGACACAGATCACTATTGGTCGACACTGCAACTTATGACAGAACAGTTGTTCAATGTTTCTAGTCAAATCGAGTTTGGTGAAAGTGTTCTTACAGATTTCGATGTCACAGCCCAGATGTGTTGTGACCCCGAGTGCAAACCATTTCCACACTGTTGTAAATGTAAATCACAATATAGCGCTGATCTTTTTCCACTAGACCAATCATGTCACGGGTCTATGGAAAAAGATCAGAAACATGGAAACAGACATCGAATTTAG